In Pseudomonas fakonensis, one DNA window encodes the following:
- a CDS encoding mandelate racemase/muconate lactonizing enzyme family protein, whose product MKIVRIDTQIVEIPFHDGGRGVGGTPSAWRTLENVLVRVEDELGNVGWGEAFGYFVADATKALIDRLVAPQVLGREVTDIPALNLELQQRLHLFGRYGVTMFAISGLDIALWDLAARRQRLPLHRLLGQACREQVPAYASLVRYGDDQVAPATCEKALEQGFSDIKLHEATLHEIGACRRAIGDDVPLSTDVNCSWTVQGTRDWLPALAELKLAWLEEPIFPPEDFTALGSLRGQGVDISAGENWCTTVQFEQALVTAAVDSIQPSVTKVGGISECLRIDRLAEQHEAVILPHCPYFGPGLIATLHLAAVQPRVPQVEYLFVEPAGWLYPVEQLRQGNQLQIPQGPGLGLDIDLQVAERFRR is encoded by the coding sequence ATGAAGATCGTCCGCATCGATACCCAGATCGTCGAAATCCCCTTCCACGACGGCGGTCGCGGGGTGGGCGGCACGCCTTCGGCCTGGCGCACGCTGGAGAACGTGCTGGTGCGCGTCGAAGACGAACTGGGTAATGTTGGCTGGGGCGAGGCGTTCGGTTACTTCGTCGCCGACGCCACCAAGGCCCTGATCGACCGGCTGGTGGCGCCACAAGTGCTGGGCCGCGAGGTCACCGACATTCCAGCGTTGAACCTGGAACTGCAGCAACGCCTGCACCTGTTCGGCCGCTACGGCGTGACGATGTTCGCCATTTCCGGCCTCGACATCGCCCTGTGGGACCTGGCCGCCCGCCGGCAGCGCTTGCCGTTGCACCGCTTGCTCGGCCAGGCCTGCCGCGAACAGGTGCCAGCCTACGCCAGTCTGGTGCGTTACGGCGATGACCAGGTGGCCCCGGCCACCTGCGAAAAGGCGCTGGAGCAGGGGTTCAGCGACATCAAGCTGCACGAGGCCACCCTGCATGAAATCGGCGCTTGCCGACGTGCCATTGGCGATGACGTGCCGCTGTCCACCGACGTCAACTGTTCCTGGACCGTGCAGGGGACCCGCGACTGGCTGCCGGCGCTGGCAGAGCTGAAGCTGGCCTGGCTGGAAGAGCCGATCTTCCCGCCCGAGGACTTCACGGCCCTGGGCAGCCTGCGCGGGCAGGGCGTGGACATTTCTGCCGGGGAAAACTGGTGCACCACCGTGCAGTTCGAGCAGGCCCTGGTGACCGCTGCGGTGGATTCCATACAGCCCAGTGTGACCAAGGTCGGTGGCATTTCCGAATGCCTGCGCATCGACCGCCTGGCCGAGCAGCATGAGGCGGTGATTCTGCCGCACTGCCCATACTTCGGCCCGGGCCTGATCGCCACCCTGCACCTGGCCGCCGTACAGCCTCGGGTGCCGCAGGTGGAGTACCTGTTCGTCGAGCCGGCTGGCTGGTTGTACCCGGTGGAGCAACTGCGCCAGGGTAACCAGCTGCAGATCCCTCAGGGCCCAGGTTTAGGCCTGGACATCGACCTGCAAGTGGCCGAGCGCTTCCGCCGCTAA
- a CDS encoding MFS transporter, whose translation MNKKNNYRWTILTMLFLAMIINYVDRAALSIAMPFITQEYHLTPAEKGMIFSSFFFGYALFCFVGGYLADRFGPKRVLTWSMSFWSLLCGSTALAFNFWSLLIVRALFGVGEGPVSTTANKTVNSWFPIKERARAIGINQAGGPLGGALAGPIVGFLALWLGWRVAFVVIAVVGVLWAIAWYRLAASTPKEHPQVSAEELALINEGREAPVTAVADAPRTPVLQIILQRSVLVTGVSLFCYNYILYFFMTWFPSYLIEAKGIDLKAMSIVTALPWLVGTVGFICGGLLIDWVYKRTGRQLFSRKVVLVSCLLVAAVCIGLTGQVESVTSTVVVMTVAIGFLMLTAPAYWSLIQDAVPDHQVGTAGGFMHGLANLSGIVAPTVTGFIIQSTGTYGSGFGLAAGLGIVGALIVALFVGQKPARQANVIATA comes from the coding sequence ATGAACAAGAAAAACAATTATCGCTGGACGATCCTGACCATGTTGTTCCTGGCCATGATCATCAACTATGTCGATCGCGCTGCCCTGTCGATCGCCATGCCGTTCATTACTCAGGAGTATCACCTCACGCCCGCCGAGAAGGGCATGATCTTCAGCAGCTTCTTCTTCGGCTATGCGCTGTTCTGTTTCGTCGGTGGTTACCTGGCCGACCGCTTCGGGCCCAAGCGTGTGCTGACCTGGTCGATGAGCTTCTGGTCGCTGCTGTGCGGCTCCACCGCGCTGGCCTTCAACTTCTGGTCGCTGCTGATCGTGCGCGCGCTGTTCGGCGTCGGCGAAGGCCCGGTGTCGACCACCGCCAACAAGACCGTCAACAGCTGGTTCCCGATCAAGGAGCGCGCCCGCGCCATCGGCATCAATCAGGCTGGCGGCCCGCTGGGCGGCGCTCTGGCCGGCCCGATCGTGGGTTTTCTCGCCCTGTGGCTGGGCTGGCGCGTGGCGTTCGTGGTGATCGCGGTGGTCGGCGTGCTGTGGGCTATCGCCTGGTACCGCCTGGCGGCCTCGACGCCCAAGGAGCACCCACAGGTGTCGGCCGAAGAGCTCGCGCTGATCAATGAGGGCCGTGAAGCCCCGGTCACTGCCGTCGCAGACGCGCCGCGTACCCCGGTGCTGCAGATCATCCTGCAGCGCTCGGTACTGGTCACTGGCGTTTCGCTGTTCTGCTACAACTACATCCTGTACTTCTTCATGACTTGGTTCCCCAGCTACCTGATCGAGGCCAAGGGCATCGACCTCAAGGCCATGAGCATCGTCACCGCACTGCCGTGGCTGGTGGGTACCGTCGGCTTCATCTGTGGCGGGCTGCTGATCGACTGGGTGTACAAGCGCACCGGCAGGCAACTGTTCTCGCGCAAGGTGGTGCTGGTCAGTTGCCTGCTGGTGGCTGCGGTGTGCATCGGCCTGACCGGCCAGGTGGAGAGCGTAACCAGCACCGTGGTGGTGATGACCGTGGCCATCGGCTTCCTGATGCTGACCGCGCCAGCCTATTGGTCGCTGATCCAGGACGCCGTGCCGGACCATCAGGTGGGCACCGCCGGTGGTTTCATGCATGGCCTGGCCAACCTGTCCGGCATCGTTGCGCCGACCGTGACCGGCTTCATCATCCAGTCCACCGGCACCTACGGCAGCGGCTTCGGCCTGGCCGCCGGGCTGGGCATCGTCGGCGCACTGATCGTGGCCTTGTTCGTCGGCCAGAAGCCGGCCCGGCAAGCCAACGTCATCGCCACCGCCTGA
- a CDS encoding NAD-dependent epimerase/dehydratase family protein translates to MPTLLVTGAAGIVGTALRPYLRERFSLRLLDRRPVSELAANETALVGDLTDPAFVRQACEGVDAVLHLACAHGTDIQFQATVEPNYHATLYLLEAAQRAGARRFVFASSHHVLGQYRTQAGEQFDEHPVAPDSYYALSKVFGEAACATFSQRSELATFIVRIGNADAKVADARRLRLWTSARDLAQLVLIGLEHPEVRHEIVYGVSECPQALFHNNRARALGYRPQDHAAEHLADNFLTYDAMAPGGSGRDHVGGAYAGVALASVLEQA, encoded by the coding sequence ATGCCTACGCTTCTAGTCACCGGCGCCGCCGGTATCGTCGGAACCGCCCTGCGCCCGTACCTGCGCGAGCGCTTCAGCCTGCGCCTGCTGGATCGTCGACCGGTCAGCGAGCTGGCCGCCAATGAAACCGCCCTGGTCGGCGACCTGACCGACCCGGCCTTCGTCCGCCAGGCCTGCGAGGGTGTCGACGCGGTGCTGCACCTGGCCTGTGCCCACGGCACCGATATCCAGTTCCAGGCCACGGTCGAGCCCAACTACCACGCCACCCTGTACCTGCTCGAAGCCGCCCAGCGCGCCGGGGCGCGGCGTTTCGTGTTCGCCAGCAGCCACCATGTGCTGGGGCAGTACCGCACGCAGGCTGGCGAACAGTTCGATGAGCACCCGGTGGCGCCGGACAGCTACTACGCGTTGAGCAAGGTGTTCGGTGAAGCGGCCTGCGCGACCTTCTCCCAGCGCAGCGAGCTGGCCACGTTCATCGTGCGCATCGGCAACGCCGACGCCAAGGTCGCCGACGCCCGTCGCCTGCGCCTGTGGACCAGCGCCCGTGACCTGGCCCAACTGGTGCTGATCGGCCTGGAGCACCCCGAGGTGCGCCACGAGATCGTCTACGGCGTGTCGGAATGCCCCCAGGCGCTGTTCCACAACAACCGTGCCCGTGCCCTGGGCTATCGGCCACAGGACCATGCGGCCGAGCACCTGGCCGACAACTTCCTCACCTATGACGCCATGGCCCCGGGCGGTTCCGGTCGTGACCATGTTGGCGGCGCCTATGCCGGTGTGGCCCTGGCCAGTGTGTTGGAGCAAGCATGA
- a CDS encoding aldose 1-epimerase translates to MHTVVLSNATWSLGVLPAWGGRIAHLSAEGLDVLLPINANQFNPLDWPRAGAYPLMPYSNRIRNARLQFTGTEYALPAHPAALPHTLHGVSHTQPWQVVDSGSDRLSITCDYLGEHWPWAFRAEQHFALDGARLRITLVLVNLGQTPMPGGLGLHPYFQRHPGMRVQYRTGREWQIDGEYMATGAYQEGANNWSIEADAGAALAHYQSRWDGQLQLEYTNGQLHLQASQVLNHFVAFAPVGSAYLCLEPVSHLADAFNQPRDSWAETGTHELAPGQRLEATLEFTWQHR, encoded by the coding sequence ATGCACACCGTGGTTCTCAGCAATGCCACCTGGTCGCTGGGCGTGCTGCCGGCCTGGGGCGGGCGCATCGCCCACCTCAGTGCCGAGGGGCTGGATGTCCTGCTGCCGATCAACGCCAATCAGTTCAACCCGCTGGACTGGCCACGGGCCGGCGCCTACCCGCTGATGCCGTACTCCAACCGCATCCGCAACGCGCGGTTGCAGTTCACCGGCACCGAGTACGCGTTGCCCGCACATCCGGCGGCACTGCCCCATACCTTGCATGGCGTGAGCCACACCCAGCCTTGGCAGGTAGTGGACAGCGGCAGCGATCGCTTGAGCATCACCTGCGACTACCTAGGCGAGCACTGGCCCTGGGCGTTTCGCGCCGAACAGCACTTCGCACTCGACGGCGCACGCCTGCGCATCACCTTGGTGCTCGTAAACCTGGGGCAAACGCCCATGCCTGGCGGCCTCGGGCTGCACCCGTATTTCCAGCGCCACCCCGGCATGCGCGTGCAGTACCGCACCGGGCGCGAATGGCAGATCGATGGAGAGTACATGGCGACCGGCGCGTACCAGGAGGGTGCCAACAACTGGTCGATCGAAGCCGATGCCGGCGCGGCACTGGCGCATTACCAGTCGCGCTGGGATGGCCAGCTGCAACTCGAATACACCAATGGCCAATTGCACTTGCAGGCCTCGCAGGTGCTGAACCACTTCGTCGCATTCGCCCCGGTCGGCAGCGCGTACCTGTGCCTGGAGCCGGTATCGCACCTGGCTGACGCGTTCAACCAGCCCCGCGACAGCTGGGCCGAAACCGGCACCCATGAACTCGCCCCGGGCCAGCGCCTGGAGGCCACCCTCGAATTCACCTGGCAACACCGCTGA
- a CDS encoding Dabb family protein produces MMRHIVLFRRLPGVEAQPELESVLVARMRDLTEEIDFIRDWRVAANELDRPICWDYILESSFDDADAVQRYLPHPAHQALVADLKQYFEWVAVDYSV; encoded by the coding sequence ATGATGCGACATATCGTGCTGTTTCGCCGCCTGCCGGGCGTCGAAGCGCAGCCTGAACTGGAGTCGGTGCTGGTGGCGCGGATGCGCGACCTCACTGAGGAAATCGACTTCATCCGCGACTGGAGGGTCGCGGCCAACGAACTGGATCGGCCGATCTGCTGGGACTACATCCTCGAATCCAGCTTCGACGACGCCGACGCAGTACAGCGTTACCTGCCACACCCGGCGCATCAGGCCCTGGTCGCCGACCTCAAGCAGTACTTCGAGTGGGTGGCGGTGGATTACAGCGTCTGA